Proteins encoded by one window of Agelaius phoeniceus isolate bAgePho1 chromosome 3, bAgePho1.hap1, whole genome shotgun sequence:
- the HS3ST5 gene encoding heparan sulfate glucosamine 3-O-sulfotransferase 5 has translation MLFKQQALLRQKLFVLGSLAIGSLLYLVARVGSLDRLQPLCPIDGRFGPRGQDEIPLRALQFKRGLLHEFRKGNATKEQIRLHNLVQQLPKAIIIGVRKGGTRALLEMLNLHPAVVKASQEIHFFDNDENYAKGIEWYRKKMPFSYPHQITIEKSPAYFITEEVPERIYKMNSSIKLLIIVREPTTRAISDYTQVLEGKERKNKTYYKFEKLAIDPNTCEVNTKYKAVRTSIYTKHLERWLKYFPIEQFHIVDGDRLITEPLPELQLVEKFLNLPPRISQYNLYFNATRGFYCLRFNIVFNKCLAGSKGRIHPEVDTSVITKLRKFFHPFNQKFYQITGRTFNWP, from the exons ATGCTATTCAAACAGCAGGCGTTGCTGAGACAGAAGCTCTTTGTGCTAGGCAGCCTTGCTATTGGAAGTCTACTATATCTAGTTGCCAGAGTTGGGAGTTTGGATAG actgcagcccctctgccccatcGATGGTCGTTTTGGACCCCGTGGCCAGGACGAAATCCCCTTGCGAGCCCTGCAGTTCAAGCGAGGTCTGCTCCATGAATTTCGAAAGGGCAATGCCACTAAGGAACAAATCCGACTGCACAATCTGGTTCAGCAGCTTCCCAAGGCCATTATCATTGGGGTGCGGAAAGGAGGCACCCGAGCACTACTGGAGATGCTGAACCTTCACCCTGCAGTGGTCAAAGCTTCTCAAGAGATTCACTTCTTTGACAATGATGAAAACTATGCCAAGGGAATTGAGTGGTACCggaaaaaaatgcctttttcttACCCTCATCAAATAACAATTGAGAAAAGCCCCGCGTATTTTATCACCGAGGAAGTACCTGAAAGGATTTACAAAATGAACTCATCTATCAAATTATTGATCATTGTCAGGGAACCTACCACAAGAGCTATTTCTGATTACACTCAGGTGCTGGAaggcaaggaaagaaagaacaaaacttACTACAAATTTGAGAAGCTGGCAATTGATCCTAATACCTGCGAAGTGAACACTAAGTACAAGGCAGTGAGAACCAGCATCTACACAAAACATCTGGAGAGGTGGTTAAAATACTTCCCAATCGAGCAGTTTCATATTGTGGATGGAGACCGGCTCATCACAGAACCACTGCCAGAACTCCAGCTGGTTGAGAAGTTCCTAAATCTTCCTCCGAGGATAAGTCAGTACAATTTATACTTCAATGCCACCAGAGGGTTTTACTGCTTGCGATTTAACATTGTCTTTAACAAGTGCCTGGCGGGTAGCAAGGGACGCATCCATCCAGAGGTGGACACCTCTGTCATTACCAAATTGCGCAAGTTCTTCCATCCTTTTAATCAAAAATTTTACCAGATAACGGGGAGGACATTTAACTGGCCCTAA